In a genomic window of Nyctibius grandis isolate bNycGra1 chromosome 4, bNycGra1.pri, whole genome shotgun sequence:
- the LOC137662814 gene encoding uncharacterized protein, protein MAEDSPKRRKANFNEAETEVLIEQVLKHEQLLFAAGPGRASPGQKRKVWELIRHKVNPVAACPRDVEDLKKRWRDLKRRDRSKLCRLSQGCGPPGPAAALGLLLAPEEMPPAAAPPGRRYHHHHRAYGSLLPAEAVPIVGGIDTLELPGAVVGDMGFNGNPGPSHQSSLEKMNLKEEIVVKVVEPEESSEDIAVVPPSQEQLPFLGTSSSGSSGKVKAKTKGRSQADQNEITEEDLVRMQQTQMQVIQSGFDSVNHNLRLLQQGMQDLSNSLSIMAHTLVAIKNVYVKNNTGPPTYATASTQTTAGYLSPGSPRVSPAEDRGRAHVAGSSSRSSSCSSSSMSQEPGPSEFPRPPLRTIKKEHPNGCYYFCFADV, encoded by the exons ATGGCCGAGGACTCGCCCAAGCGGCGCAAGGCGAATTTCAACGAGGCGGAGACGGAGGTGCTGATCGAGCAGGTGCTGAAGCACGAGCAGCTGCTGTttgcggcggggccgggccgcgcctcCCCGGGCCAGAAGCGGAAGGTGTGGGAGCTGATCCGGCACAAGGTGAACCCGGTGGCCGCCTGCCCCCGCGACGTGGAGGACCTGAAGAAGCGCTGGCGGGACCTGAAGCGCCGCGACCGCAGCAAGCTCTGCCGCCTCTCGCAGGGCTGCgggccgccgggccccgccgctgccctcGGCCTCCTCCTGGCCCCCGAGGAGATGCCGCCCGCCGCTGCGCCGCCCGGCCGCCgctaccaccaccaccaccgcgCCTACGGCTCCCTGCTGCCCGCCGAGGCCGTGCCCATCGTGGGCGGTATCGACACGCTGGAGCTGCCTGGCGCCGTCGTGGGGGACATGG GGTTTAATGGCAATCCTGGCCCATCTCATCAATCCAGTCTTGAGAAGATGAACCTCAAAGAAGAAATAGTAGTGAAGGTGGTAGAGCCAGAAGAAAGCTCTGAGGACATAGCAGTGGTTCCACCTAGTCAAGAACAACTACCTTTTCTGGGGACATCAAGCAGTGGTTCCTCTGGGAAAgtaaaagccaaaacaaaaggCAGGTCCCAGGCAGACCaaaatgaaataactgaagAGGACCTAGTGCGGATGCAGCAGACCCAGATGCAGGTGATCCAGTCTGGCTTTGACAGTGTCAACCACAATCTTCGGCTGCTGCAGCAAGGCATGCAAGATCTGAGCAACAGCCTGAGCATCATGGCACACACGCTTGTTGCCATCAAAAATGTctatgtgaaaaacaacacTGGACCCCCGACATATGCCACCGCCTCTACTCAGACCACAGCTGGGTACCTGAGCCCAGGTTCCCCCCGGGTCTCCCCTGCTGAGGACAGAGGTAGAGCACATGtggctggaagcagcagcagaagcagcagctgcagttcCAGCTCCATGTCACAAGAACCAGGTCCTTCCGAGTTTCCTAGGCCCCCCCTGAGAACCATTAAGAAAGAACATCCAAATGGCTGCTACTACTTCTGCTTTGCAGATGTGTAA